The following proteins are co-located in the Pseudomonas synxantha genome:
- a CDS encoding membrane-targeted effector domain-containing toxin translates to MSSSETHTLPNTADKAALKALAGRVILACPSLHDTAHETALGILKKHGVEGLDPDEVYYHRFKAAQSNSLTFTGWEHVLEKPYESTTLTELVIHRFRATDYDNADLLDLYGGFYTKGPEYGDFNQTNEVRLHGNEVLKDFWALKFSDLYRDKLDSFWQDHAEAFRTQAKCNFLSKAVQALELKHLSAEDFHTCITAVAPHLSWPVSLAMLQTDVAPGADAQVAALDLDGHVATNLLRITDAAGRQILYVPGEQQAFKVFDTAGQLHWWLLGLMDDKKTRDLFLCHFSLTDREAMTDGITDLMNRLVQTWGKSDHHMINQKNQAVTTDAFSWLRDRTRAAMYDEAEQLLTTNAQLSKKIWIGYLSAGLKIFGPLAVIGWPIALPVLGASIANLALNIDQAVNGRTSAERKAGVTGSVFSAIDTLFNLAALHGPGPIAEVGADVDAAEAAEMAKYDEALNPETAEPASPSVPAPPALPQLPGDGLGQIPSSWRRLQGLDGATAMTEGGRFEQIYRINANPSTLIKLKDAVFYVRYEADVNGGGTWAIIDPLNPHASTGSLPVRLNAEGEWERVLRPSEAMRGGSPMDTPTTSTRPPLASDYRRPSAYGEPGFRNPSSSLPTPFDLKNQSSFDIGLAMSGGPDYIKPIITPTGEAGSFSTSDYFINPMRAKILSSARNFFSRPFFASTLPERPALPAITPGMSPEQLIEKSLANAKGLVIAESPNRVASTYLLIKQMPNLAKQGVKTLYLHRFYNDLHQLDLDTFARSGVMPDRLGKYLRELDPTNMGRFNTLELLHAARDNQVRIQASECLANYLPKGSAMDEQMSKNFVTSEILRLDQAKNGVGKWVVLTGPENTNTFRGVAGISEINGGTSLRVTEELGGEGSQIKITYGPKVNNLSAFDQEKPPLDALDTDLSLQVPMRESEQIHPYIFEQRDLERTLSSPGDCVMQQTRDELTLIHRNRLNNLVHNRIQHSDAGYFIDRDAFPRLNGAVYKTLPELRGALRANGLTLKGLPPAKTLVPTIELERPAVQAAVETTVESGAALAPSAIPTGAVEASLRPEIPPSWEANEILEGRNPVSEPGRYQGIYRLESNPAAAILLNDTPYYVQYINDVNGGGHWAIINPEKPFSFSEAIPVRFNAQGEWEVLPRLGLKGGAGQLLNRVPGRRPVPTVQSPAIAYEIPPDLRPPLENAAAGPGTAKYALSDEGVNLFDNGADPYAPFKSRRQQLFKDAVAFLRRFRAANRPPIPSVPAKAPTATWLEALLEDGRGIVVGEAHSGVGSKQLLIEHMELLAQKNVKTLYCEHLLRDFHQAALDSFFESGEMPETLRRYLQSLDNGMGTDPLGQYNFMELIKAARTHKIRIQAIDCLASYRTDGFIPAVADSQIARGAQRHALMNYYASTVIRADQAAQGAHKWVALVGNTHVSSYKGVPGLSELEEVHGLRVEDVAPGQSQGIIPDPGIPAAGEEGAVKSDLLFQSQIPRKPATAAEFDALLRRSGMFTVDSSSVSPILKHRSKLGELVSTDIRNQNGYFFIERPNWPSVSGKRFDSLKGLFAALEDMGMVMVGKPTPL, encoded by the coding sequence GGCTGGGAACATGTCCTGGAAAAACCCTACGAGTCCACGACCCTGACCGAGTTGGTGATTCATCGATTCCGTGCCACCGACTATGACAACGCCGACCTGCTGGACCTGTACGGTGGTTTCTACACCAAAGGCCCGGAATACGGCGATTTCAACCAGACCAATGAAGTGCGCCTGCATGGCAACGAAGTGCTCAAGGACTTCTGGGCCCTCAAGTTCAGTGACCTTTACCGCGACAAGCTCGACAGCTTCTGGCAGGACCACGCCGAAGCCTTTCGCACCCAAGCCAAATGCAATTTCCTCAGCAAGGCGGTGCAAGCCCTCGAACTCAAGCACCTGAGTGCCGAAGACTTCCACACTTGCATCACGGCCGTGGCCCCGCACCTGAGCTGGCCGGTCAGCCTGGCCATGCTGCAAACCGACGTGGCGCCAGGCGCCGATGCGCAGGTCGCCGCCCTTGACCTGGACGGTCACGTGGCTACCAACCTGTTGCGCATCACTGACGCCGCCGGCCGGCAAATACTCTATGTGCCAGGTGAGCAGCAGGCCTTCAAAGTGTTCGACACCGCGGGGCAATTGCACTGGTGGTTGCTCGGGCTTATGGACGACAAGAAGACCCGTGACCTGTTCCTTTGCCACTTTTCCCTGACTGACCGCGAGGCCATGACCGACGGCATCACTGACCTGATGAATCGCCTGGTGCAGACCTGGGGCAAGTCGGATCATCACATGATCAACCAGAAGAACCAGGCGGTCACCACGGACGCCTTCAGTTGGTTGCGAGACCGCACCCGCGCAGCGATGTATGACGAAGCCGAGCAGTTGCTGACCACCAATGCGCAACTGAGCAAGAAAATCTGGATCGGTTACCTGAGTGCCGGCCTCAAGATATTCGGGCCGCTGGCTGTCATTGGATGGCCGATAGCCTTGCCGGTGCTGGGCGCCAGCATCGCCAACCTGGCCCTGAACATCGACCAGGCGGTCAATGGCCGAACCAGTGCCGAGCGCAAGGCCGGGGTGACCGGTTCGGTGTTCAGCGCGATCGACACCCTGTTCAACCTGGCAGCGCTGCATGGGCCCGGGCCCATCGCCGAAGTGGGTGCCGACGTCGACGCCGCGGAAGCGGCCGAGATGGCCAAGTACGACGAGGCGTTGAACCCCGAGACTGCCGAACCTGCAAGCCCTTCCGTGCCGGCGCCACCCGCATTGCCCCAACTGCCCGGCGACGGCCTGGGGCAAATACCGTCGAGCTGGCGGCGCCTGCAAGGGCTGGACGGTGCCACGGCGATGACCGAAGGCGGACGTTTTGAACAGATCTACCGCATCAATGCCAACCCTTCGACCCTGATCAAGCTCAAGGACGCCGTGTTTTACGTGCGTTATGAAGCGGACGTGAACGGCGGCGGTACCTGGGCCATCATCGACCCGTTGAACCCGCATGCCAGCACCGGCTCACTGCCCGTACGCCTGAATGCCGAGGGCGAATGGGAGCGGGTGCTACGCCCCTCCGAGGCGATGCGCGGCGGCAGCCCCATGGACACCCCGACCACGAGTACACGGCCGCCACTTGCATCCGACTATCGCCGGCCAAGCGCCTATGGGGAGCCGGGTTTTAGAAACCCGTCCTCCAGCCTACCGACCCCTTTTGACCTGAAGAACCAGAGCAGTTTCGACATCGGCCTCGCCATGTCTGGCGGGCCGGACTACATTAAGCCGATCATCACCCCCACGGGCGAAGCTGGCAGTTTCAGCACCTCGGACTACTTCATCAACCCCATGCGGGCAAAAATCCTCAGCAGCGCGCGCAATTTCTTCTCCCGGCCATTCTTCGCCAGCACCCTGCCCGAGCGGCCGGCACTGCCTGCCATCACGCCAGGCATGAGTCCCGAGCAACTGATTGAAAAAAGCCTGGCAAATGCCAAGGGCCTGGTCATCGCCGAGAGCCCGAACCGGGTCGCCAGTACCTATCTATTGATCAAGCAAATGCCCAACCTGGCCAAGCAAGGCGTCAAGACCTTGTACCTGCACAGGTTCTACAACGACCTGCATCAGTTGGACCTGGACACCTTCGCTCGCAGTGGCGTCATGCCCGACCGCTTGGGCAAGTATCTACGCGAGCTGGACCCGACCAATATGGGCCGCTTCAACACCCTGGAACTGCTGCACGCCGCCCGCGATAACCAGGTGCGTATCCAGGCCAGCGAATGCCTGGCCAACTACCTGCCCAAGGGGTCGGCCATGGATGAGCAAATGTCGAAGAACTTCGTCACCAGTGAAATCCTGCGCCTCGACCAAGCCAAAAACGGCGTCGGCAAATGGGTGGTGCTCACGGGGCCGGAAAACACCAACACCTTCAGAGGCGTGGCCGGCATCAGCGAAATAAACGGCGGGACCAGTCTGCGCGTTACCGAGGAACTCGGCGGCGAAGGCAGCCAGATCAAGATCACTTATGGCCCCAAGGTGAATAACCTATCAGCGTTCGATCAGGAGAAACCCCCACTCGATGCGCTGGACACCGACCTTTCCCTGCAAGTGCCCATGCGTGAGAGCGAACAAATACACCCCTACATCTTTGAACAGAGAGACCTTGAAAGAACCCTCAGCTCACCTGGGGACTGCGTCATGCAACAAACCCGTGATGAGCTGACGCTTATTCACCGCAACCGCCTGAACAACCTGGTACACAACCGCATCCAGCACTCGGACGCCGGTTATTTCATTGATCGCGATGCCTTCCCAAGGCTCAACGGGGCTGTCTACAAGACGCTGCCTGAGCTGCGCGGCGCCCTGCGCGCAAACGGCCTCACGCTCAAAGGCCTGCCGCCGGCCAAGACGCTGGTCCCCACAATAGAGCTGGAGCGCCCGGCCGTGCAGGCTGCCGTAGAAACCACGGTCGAGTCAGGCGCAGCCCTGGCACCTTCGGCCATTCCCACCGGCGCGGTGGAAGCCAGCCTACGGCCAGAAATCCCCCCATCGTGGGAAGCCAATGAAATCCTCGAAGGCCGCAACCCGGTCAGCGAGCCCGGCCGGTATCAAGGCATCTATCGCTTGGAATCCAACCCCGCGGCGGCGATCCTGCTCAACGACACGCCGTATTACGTGCAGTACATCAATGACGTCAATGGCGGCGGACATTGGGCAATCATCAACCCTGAAAAACCCTTCTCCTTCTCGGAAGCCATCCCGGTGCGCTTCAACGCACAAGGCGAATGGGAAGTGCTGCCCAGGCTTGGCCTGAAAGGCGGCGCCGGGCAACTCCTGAACCGGGTGCCTGGCCGCCGACCGGTGCCGACGGTGCAAAGCCCGGCCATCGCCTATGAAATACCGCCAGACCTGCGTCCCCCCCTGGAAAATGCCGCCGCCGGACCGGGCACTGCAAAATATGCCCTGAGCGACGAGGGCGTGAACCTCTTTGACAACGGCGCCGACCCGTACGCGCCGTTCAAAAGCAGAAGGCAGCAACTGTTCAAGGATGCGGTGGCCTTCCTGCGTCGGTTCCGTGCAGCCAATCGCCCGCCCATTCCCTCGGTGCCAGCCAAGGCCCCCACGGCAACCTGGCTGGAGGCACTGCTGGAGGATGGCCGTGGCATCGTGGTCGGCGAAGCCCACAGCGGCGTGGGCAGCAAACAACTGCTGATCGAGCACATGGAGTTACTGGCGCAGAAAAACGTCAAGACGTTGTACTGCGAGCACCTGCTGCGCGACTTTCACCAGGCCGCCCTGGACAGCTTCTTCGAAAGCGGCGAAATGCCCGAGACGCTCAGGCGCTACCTGCAGAGCCTCGATAACGGCATGGGCACCGATCCGTTGGGGCAATACAACTTCATGGAGCTGATCAAAGCCGCCCGCACGCACAAGATCCGCATCCAGGCCATTGATTGCCTGGCCAGTTATCGGACCGATGGGTTTATCCCGGCCGTGGCCGATAGCCAGATCGCCCGAGGTGCGCAACGCCACGCCTTGATGAACTACTACGCGAGTACCGTGATTCGCGCCGACCAGGCGGCCCAGGGTGCGCACAAATGGGTGGCGCTGGTGGGCAATACCCACGTCAGCAGCTACAAAGGGGTTCCCGGGCTGAGCGAACTGGAAGAAGTACATGGCCTGAGGGTAGAGGATGTTGCGCCCGGGCAATCCCAGGGCATCATCCCGGACCCTGGCATCCCGGCAGCCGGCGAGGAAGGCGCGGTGAAAAGCGACCTGTTGTTTCAGTCGCAGATCCCCCGGAAACCTGCAACCGCCGCGGAGTTCGACGCTCTGCTGAGACGTTCCGGGATGTTTACCGTCGACTCTTCGTCGGTGTCACCCATCCTGAAACATCGCAGCAAACTGGGAGAGCTGGTCTCTACGGATATTCGTAACCAGAACGGCTACTTCTTTATTGAAAGACCCAATTGGCCGAGCGTTAGCGGCAAGCGCTTTGACAGCCTCAAAGGATTGTTTGCCGCGCTTGAAGACATGGGTATGGTAATGGTTGGCAAACCGACACCGCTATGA
- a CDS encoding APH(3')-II family aminoglycoside O-phosphotransferase, whose protein sequence is MNIPSKWREQFPHALIEQQAIGESRADVYRLRREQGEDLFLKSEPLGEFAELANEIERLRWLRQQRLPAPMVVDEVIDQDRHWLLMSAMPGKDLATVDDLPVAHIVEILANALRKLHQLPIALCPFDHTLDLRIATARNHVNAGLVDETDFDDERLGQSAEQVLDELVSTRPIIQDLVVTHGDACLPNFMTADGRFSGFIDCGRLGVSDRYQDLALAARSLTQNFGQAWVAPFFKCYGVEPDEQRIAYYCLLDEFY, encoded by the coding sequence GTGAATATCCCGAGCAAATGGCGCGAACAGTTTCCCCACGCACTGATTGAACAACAGGCCATCGGCGAGTCGCGCGCAGACGTCTATCGACTGCGCAGAGAACAAGGCGAGGACCTGTTCCTGAAGTCCGAGCCCCTTGGGGAATTCGCTGAACTGGCAAACGAAATCGAGCGCCTGCGCTGGCTGCGGCAACAAAGGCTACCGGCACCGATGGTCGTGGATGAGGTGATAGACCAGGATCGCCACTGGCTACTGATGAGCGCCATGCCAGGAAAGGACCTGGCGACGGTCGACGACCTTCCTGTGGCGCACATCGTAGAGATCCTGGCGAATGCCCTGCGCAAGCTGCATCAGCTTCCCATCGCCCTTTGCCCCTTCGATCACACCCTTGACCTACGCATCGCCACCGCCCGAAACCACGTCAACGCCGGCCTGGTCGACGAGACCGACTTCGACGATGAACGACTAGGGCAAAGCGCCGAGCAAGTGTTGGACGAACTGGTATCGACACGGCCAATCATCCAGGACTTGGTGGTGACCCATGGCGACGCCTGCCTGCCGAACTTCATGACAGCAGACGGCCGTTTCAGCGGTTTTATCGATTGTGGTCGCTTAGGCGTCAGTGACCGCTACCAGGACCTGGCCCTGGCAGCGCGCAGCCTTACCCAGAACTTTGGACAAGCATGGGTAGCGCCGTTCTTCAAATGCTACGGCGTAGAGCCCGATGAGCAGCGCATTGCGTATTACTGCTTGCTCGACGAGTTCTATTAA
- a CDS encoding cytochrome b, giving the protein MTSDTAVTRYGKLSITLHWLMLALFVGVYACVEIKGYLPKGSEARGLLMGFHGLFGTSIFALVWVRLAGRLSLRPPITPKPPTWQTAIAHLTHLALYGLMIATPILAWLMLAAGDKPFPYFGFHMPAPVAVDPDFAKQLKYWHELIGTTGYWLIGLHAAAGLFHHYWMKDNTLERMLFERNS; this is encoded by the coding sequence ATGACCAGCGACACCGCCGTAACCCGATATGGAAAACTTTCAATAACCCTGCACTGGCTGATGCTGGCCTTGTTCGTCGGGGTATATGCCTGTGTTGAAATCAAGGGTTATCTGCCCAAAGGCAGCGAAGCGCGGGGTTTGCTCATGGGCTTTCACGGCTTGTTTGGTACAAGCATCTTCGCCCTGGTCTGGGTTCGCCTGGCCGGGCGCCTGAGCCTACGACCACCGATCACCCCAAAACCACCGACCTGGCAGACCGCTATCGCGCATCTGACTCACCTTGCGCTCTACGGGCTGATGATCGCCACGCCTATCCTCGCCTGGCTGATGCTCGCCGCTGGCGACAAGCCGTTCCCGTACTTTGGCTTTCACATGCCGGCACCGGTAGCCGTGGACCCGGACTTCGCCAAACAGCTCAAGTACTGGCATGAGCTGATCGGCACTACGGGGTATTGGTTGATTGGTTTGCATGCGGCAGCGGGGCTGTTCCATCACTATTGGATGAAGGACAACACGCTGGAAAGGATGTTGTTTGAGCGAAATTCATGA
- a CDS encoding thermostable hemolysin, whose amino-acid sequence MPDFAWNIPLPLHFGQAETPPLTLTGALPDDALRATFEAFIQQRFRKAHGADIRHFMPELFGMHNGEVQLCAVAGVRRAHLEPLFLERYLDEPIEPLISAAADRSVHRNAIVEVGNLAASDTGSARLSIIAITYLLAMGGLEWVTFTGNIGLVNSFRRLGLKPVTLCAADPDRLGDERQHWGSYYESKPWVHVGDIRAGFVHLRNIGLFSRLGLPTPNDGACHVA is encoded by the coding sequence ATGCCCGATTTTGCCTGGAACATCCCCCTGCCGTTGCATTTCGGCCAAGCTGAAACGCCGCCGTTGACCCTGACGGGTGCGTTGCCGGACGACGCTTTGCGAGCGACGTTCGAAGCCTTTATTCAACAACGTTTCCGCAAGGCCCACGGTGCCGACATCCGCCACTTCATGCCCGAGCTGTTCGGTATGCACAACGGTGAGGTCCAGCTGTGCGCAGTGGCCGGCGTGCGACGCGCGCACCTTGAGCCGCTGTTTCTGGAGCGATATCTGGACGAGCCGATCGAGCCATTGATCAGCGCCGCGGCTGATCGCTCGGTACACCGAAATGCCATTGTCGAGGTTGGCAATCTGGCGGCCAGCGACACCGGTAGCGCGCGCCTGAGCATCATCGCCATCACCTATTTGCTGGCCATGGGTGGCCTGGAATGGGTGACGTTCACCGGCAATATCGGACTGGTCAACAGCTTCCGTCGTCTCGGCCTGAAACCCGTGACATTGTGCGCCGCTGATCCGGATCGGCTGGGTGACGAACGTCAACATTGGGGCAGTTATTACGAGAGCAAACCCTGGGTGCACGTCGGCGACATCCGCGCCGGGTTCGTCCACCTACGCAATATCGGCCTGTTCAGCCGCCTGGGTTTGCCGACACCGAACGACGGAGCCTGCCATGTCGCGTGA
- a CDS encoding AMP-binding protein, with amino-acid sequence MSRELQRFQETLREHARRDANATALWGDTLKLDYATMYAQVLYRQERLRDEQVQVVALALDNGVDAMLWDLAVLFEGLTCVTLPPFFSAAQRAHCLEQSQAERVIAEPELGPELRAAGYEQRGEFWCRAFSSQRRMPMGTAKLTFTSGTTGTPKGVCLSADSLLRVARELDQASETIGPQHHLALLPLAILLENLGCYAALYAGAMLSLPSQKTLGIQGASGVDVPHLLGYLAGRAPQSLILVPQLLLMLVSAAEQKAFAPQTLRFAAVGGARVAKDLLDRAQRVGLPVFEGYGLSECASVVCLNRPGALRPGSVGRPLPHVEVRLAEDGEVLIKGSTLLGYLGDTSYADEWWPSGDLGEFDPEGFLYLKGRKKHQFVTSYGRNVNPEWVESELTQRRHIAQAFVYGESLPRNHALLWPHRPDCTDAELAAAVAEANEALPDYAQVHQWTRLPQPFTAANGFLTANGRPRRDAIVAQYYAQLTESVVREESAS; translated from the coding sequence ATGTCGCGTGAACTGCAACGCTTTCAGGAAACCTTGCGCGAGCATGCCCGGCGCGATGCCAACGCGACCGCGCTGTGGGGCGATACGCTGAAACTCGATTACGCCACGATGTATGCACAAGTGCTGTATCGCCAGGAGCGCCTGCGCGATGAGCAAGTGCAAGTCGTCGCCCTGGCACTGGACAACGGCGTCGACGCAATGCTCTGGGATCTGGCGGTGTTATTCGAAGGGTTGACCTGCGTAACGCTGCCGCCGTTTTTCAGCGCGGCACAACGCGCCCATTGTCTGGAGCAGAGTCAGGCCGAACGCGTGATTGCCGAACCGGAGCTGGGACCCGAACTGCGCGCTGCCGGCTATGAGCAACGCGGCGAGTTCTGGTGCCGCGCCTTCAGCAGTCAAAGACGCATGCCGATGGGCACCGCCAAACTGACCTTCACATCTGGCACCACCGGCACGCCGAAAGGTGTTTGCCTGAGTGCCGACAGCCTGTTGCGGGTCGCACGTGAGTTAGATCAGGCGAGCGAAACCATCGGCCCGCAACATCACTTGGCGCTGCTGCCATTGGCGATACTGCTGGAGAACCTAGGCTGTTATGCCGCGCTGTATGCCGGTGCGATGCTCAGTTTGCCGAGCCAGAAAACCCTCGGTATTCAGGGCGCCAGTGGCGTCGATGTCCCGCACCTGTTGGGTTATCTCGCCGGGCGTGCGCCGCAGAGCCTTATTCTGGTGCCACAGCTGTTGCTGATGCTAGTCAGCGCCGCCGAACAGAAAGCCTTCGCTCCGCAAACTCTGCGCTTCGCGGCGGTCGGTGGTGCACGAGTTGCCAAAGATTTGCTGGATCGTGCGCAACGGGTCGGCCTACCGGTTTTTGAAGGTTACGGTTTATCCGAATGCGCGTCAGTGGTGTGCCTCAACCGCCCCGGCGCACTCCGACCCGGCAGCGTCGGTCGACCGCTGCCCCACGTCGAAGTGCGGTTGGCCGAAGACGGTGAAGTGCTAATCAAAGGCTCGACGCTGCTCGGCTATCTAGGGGACACATCGTACGCCGATGAGTGGTGGCCGAGCGGCGATCTGGGCGAGTTCGATCCAGAAGGTTTTCTTTATCTAAAGGGGCGCAAGAAGCATCAGTTCGTCACCAGTTACGGGCGCAACGTCAACCCGGAATGGGTCGAGTCCGAGCTGACCCAACGCCGTCACATCGCCCAGGCGTTCGTTTACGGTGAGTCCTTGCCGCGCAATCACGCCCTGCTCTGGCCCCATCGCCCGGACTGCACCGATGCCGAACTAGCCGCTGCCGTCGCCGAAGCCAACGAGGCATTGCCCGATTACGCCCAGGTGCATCAGTGGACGCGCCTGCCGCAACCTTTCACCGCCGCCAATGGCTTTCTAACCGCCAATGGCCGCCCACGCCGAGATGCCATCGTCGCGCAGTACTACGCCCAACTGACCGAATCCGTTGTCCGAGAGGAATCCGCATCATGA
- a CDS encoding TenA family transcriptional regulator: protein MSFFDTLQEATQHERHELFNLPIILDALHGKVSLDSYRAFLAQAYYHVRHTVPLMMACGARLPTRLEWLRKAVCEYIEDEYGHEQWVLNDIAACAGDPKAVHDGQPSLPIELMVSFLYDLIARGNPVGLFGMVNVLEGTSIALATHAAGSIREHLALPEAAFSYLSSHGSLDIEHMQTYRRLMNQLDDPLDQAAVIHASKVVYRLYTDMFRGLPRDAETEHAAA from the coding sequence ATGAGTTTTTTCGACACCCTGCAAGAAGCCACACAGCATGAACGCCACGAGCTGTTCAACCTGCCGATCATCCTCGATGCGCTGCACGGTAAGGTCAGCCTCGATAGCTATCGGGCTTTTCTCGCACAGGCCTACTATCACGTGCGCCACACCGTGCCGTTGATGATGGCGTGCGGCGCACGTTTGCCGACACGTCTGGAATGGCTGCGCAAAGCTGTGTGCGAGTACATCGAAGACGAATACGGTCACGAGCAGTGGGTGCTCAACGACATCGCAGCCTGCGCAGGTGATCCCAAGGCCGTGCATGATGGCCAGCCTTCGCTGCCGATTGAGCTGATGGTGAGCTTCCTTTATGACCTGATCGCCCGAGGCAACCCGGTGGGTCTGTTCGGCATGGTCAATGTTCTCGAAGGCACCAGCATCGCCCTGGCTACACATGCGGCAGGGAGTATTCGGGAGCACCTGGCGTTGCCGGAAGCCGCCTTCAGTTATTTGAGCTCTCACGGTTCGCTCGATATCGAACACATGCAAACCTATCGCCGCCTGATGAACCAATTGGACGATCCTCTGGATCAAGCGGCAGTGATTCATGCATCAAAGGTTGTGTACCGACTGTACACCGACATGTTTCGTGGCCTGCCGCGTGACGCGGAGACTGAACATGCAGCTGCGTGA
- a CDS encoding SDR family oxidoreductase — translation MQLRDARVVLTGASGGLGMAIAEALCAAGARVLAVARHQEALVPLLKRYPDTLCWVAADLTFLSDRRKVLAAAEAVGGVNLLINAAGVNHFAMLEQLDDSDINTMLAVNISAPICLTKLLLPLLKQADSAMVVNVGSTYGSIGYAGYASYCATKFALRGFSEALRRELADTRVSVLYVAPRATRTSMNSAAAQALNDALKANVDDPQTVASAVIHAIAGDRRDLYLGWPERFFVRLNNLLPHLVDRGLRKQLPLIRRFSEKSDNETLKP, via the coding sequence ATGCAGCTGCGTGACGCGCGCGTGGTCTTGACCGGTGCCAGTGGCGGTCTCGGCATGGCTATCGCTGAGGCCTTGTGCGCCGCCGGTGCTCGAGTATTGGCCGTGGCGCGGCATCAGGAAGCTTTGGTCCCGCTGCTCAAACGCTACCCCGACACCCTGTGCTGGGTCGCGGCTGACCTGACGTTCCTCAGCGACCGACGCAAAGTACTCGCTGCCGCCGAAGCGGTTGGCGGAGTCAATCTGTTGATCAACGCCGCCGGGGTGAATCACTTCGCCATGCTCGAACAGCTCGACGACAGTGACATCAATACGATGCTCGCGGTGAACATCAGCGCGCCGATCTGCCTGACCAAGCTATTGCTGCCGCTACTCAAGCAGGCCGACAGCGCCATGGTAGTCAACGTTGGCTCGACCTACGGCTCGATCGGTTATGCCGGTTACGCCAGCTATTGCGCGACCAAGTTTGCCCTGCGCGGGTTTTCCGAAGCGTTGCGCCGAGAGCTGGCCGACACCCGGGTCAGCGTGCTCTACGTCGCACCGCGGGCCACCCGCACGTCAATGAACAGCGCAGCGGCGCAAGCGCTGAACGATGCGCTCAAGGCCAACGTCGATGATCCGCAAACCGTGGCCTCGGCGGTGATCCACGCAATTGCCGGTGACCGCCGCGACCTGTATCTGGGCTGGCCCGAACGCTTCTTTGTGCGCCTCAACAATCTACTTCCGCATCTGGTCGATCGAGGTCTGCGAAAGCAATTGCCTCTGATCCGGCGCTTCAGCGAAAAATCCGACAACGAGACCCTCAAGCCATGA
- a CDS encoding tetratricopeptide repeat protein — translation MKKIFACLLIATLSQSVWALEAADQQRLSSIQQSWAHIQYEVAEKQRAAAFEQLSSETQAFTAQRPAMAEAWIWKGIVTSSWAGAEGGLGALGKAKEAKADLEKSLTLDPEALQGSAYTSLAALYDRVPGWPIGFGDSDKAEQLLKQALQLNPNGIDSLYFWGDHLYRQKHYAEAKAALQKALQAAPRPGRETADAGRRKEIATLLVDVNKKLN, via the coding sequence ATGAAAAAAATCTTCGCGTGCCTGTTGATCGCAACCCTCAGCCAAAGCGTCTGGGCGCTGGAGGCCGCCGACCAGCAACGCCTGAGCAGCATTCAACAAAGCTGGGCGCATATCCAATATGAAGTGGCGGAAAAACAGCGCGCCGCCGCGTTCGAGCAGTTGTCCAGCGAAACCCAGGCGTTCACTGCGCAGCGCCCGGCGATGGCCGAAGCCTGGATCTGGAAAGGCATTGTCACCAGCAGTTGGGCCGGTGCCGAAGGAGGACTCGGAGCGCTGGGCAAAGCCAAGGAAGCCAAGGCCGACCTGGAAAAGTCCCTGACCCTAGACCCCGAGGCTCTGCAAGGCTCGGCCTATACTAGCCTGGCGGCGCTGTATGATCGTGTGCCCGGCTGGCCCATCGGTTTCGGCGACAGCGACAAAGCTGAACAGCTGCTCAAGCAGGCGCTGCAACTCAACCCCAATGGCATCGACAGCCTATACTTCTGGGGCGATCACCTCTACCGTCAGAAACACTACGCTGAAGCAAAAGCAGCGCTGCAAAAAGCCCTGCAAGCGGCGCCGCGTCCTGGCCGTGAAACGGCAGATGCGGGACGCCGCAAAGAGATCGCCACTCTGCTGGTGGACGTCAACAAGAAACTCAACTGA
- a CDS encoding response regulator, with translation MRLLLIEDDVALGEGIHQALGREGYTVDWLKDGSSALHALLSETFDVAVLDLGLPRMDGLQVLRRLRDSGSNLPVLILTARDATEDRIAGLDAGADDYLIKPFDLAELKARLRALLRRSAGRAQALIEHAGIILNPGTQQVSYQGHPVALTPKEYQLLHELLSPPGRVMTRDQLIQLLYGWSEEAESNTLEVHIYHLRKKFSTDLIRTIRGVGYLVEER, from the coding sequence GTGCGTTTATTACTGATTGAGGATGATGTGGCGCTAGGTGAAGGCATCCATCAAGCGCTGGGGCGCGAAGGCTACACCGTCGATTGGCTCAAGGACGGCAGCAGCGCGCTGCATGCTCTGCTCAGCGAAACGTTCGATGTCGCCGTGCTGGATCTCGGTTTGCCACGCATGGACGGTCTCCAAGTGCTGCGGCGCCTGCGCGACAGTGGCTCGAACCTGCCGGTGTTGATTCTCACCGCCCGCGATGCAACCGAGGATCGCATTGCGGGGCTGGATGCCGGCGCCGACGACTACTTGATCAAACCGTTCGACCTGGCCGAACTCAAAGCCCGATTGCGAGCGTTGTTGCGGCGCAGTGCCGGGCGCGCGCAAGCGCTGATCGAACATGCCGGCATCATCCTCAACCCCGGCACCCAGCAGGTCAGCTACCAGGGCCATCCCGTAGCTCTGACGCCCAAGGAGTATCAGTTGCTGCATGAACTGCTCTCACCTCCGGGCCGGGTAATGACTCGAGATCAACTGATTCAACTGCTCTATGGCTGGAGTGAAGAAGCGGAAAGTAACACTCTGGAAGTCCACATCTATCACCTGCGCAAAAAGTTCTCTACTGATCTGATCCGTACCATTCGGGGTGTGGGCTATCTAGTGGAGGAGCGCTGA